In Ipomoea triloba cultivar NCNSP0323 chromosome 15, ASM357664v1, one genomic interval encodes:
- the LOC116005622 gene encoding uncharacterized protein LOC116005622 isoform X1, producing MLAENLVSSPTQCQQLNVSSSCQEHLQIQHEEGTQDDWMSEDESESEEVHWVDEIYSEQELQDDDDDEDFVATFEETECYMDDETTLSEEEELAKAEPNDVKNEIALLEMDRKIPLAELFAWYKEVCAMDGDEDEDEDEDEDEDVPVVAIEQPRSDRVTTAEPLPSDHAAVEPNLAAELLDMVASCVSYEELMRRLKARRVPVAKRQNTGESSRAHLMPPPSSAFTSVDLSARVVEPMVEILAPTLPAPATSAHWAVDLPPTASLMRGEIPIDALVRSLLLPRDSKLYEGNPDFPLCLRVFFAKSPWMIL from the exons ATGCTTGCAGAGAACCTAGTTAGCTCACCAACACAGTGCCAACAATTGAATGTATCATCCTCTTGTCAGGAGCACTTACAAATTCAACACGAAGAAGGAACTCAAGATGATTGGATGTCTGAGGATGAATCA GAGTCAGAGGAAGTGCATTGGGTAGATGAAATTTACAGTGAACAG GAGCTGCAggatgacgatgatgatgaagattttgTTGCAACATTTGAAGAGACCGAGTGTTATATG GATGATGAGACAACTCTGTCGGAGGAGGAAGAGCTAGCAAAGGCAGAGCCAAATGATGTGAAGAATGAG ATTGCTCTGTTGGAAATGGATCGTAAGATTCCTCTAGCTGAACTATTTGCATGGTATAAAGAGGTATGTGCAATGGACggagatgaggatgaggatgaggatgaggatgaggacGAGGACGTACCTGTTGTCGCCATTGAGCAGCCACGATCCGATCGCGTCACCACGGCTGAGCCGCTGCCATCTGACCACGCAGCGGTCGAGCCCAACTTAGCCGCTGAGCTCCTGG ATATGGTCGCATCATGTGTGTCTTATGAGGAGCTCATGCGCCGATTAAAGGCCCGTCGTGTTCCTGTCGCGAAGAGGCAAAATACCGGTGAAAGTAGCCGGGCACATCTTATGCCTCCACCGAGCTCGGCCTTCACTTCTGTCGACCTTTCCGCTCGAGTTGTTGAGCCTATGGTGGAAATTTTGGCACCGACCCTTCCTGCACCGGCCACTTCAGCACATTGGGCCGTTGACCTCCCCCCTACGGCATCCCTTATGCGAGGCGAAATTCCGATCGATGCATTGGTGCGGAGTCTCCTCCTTCCCCGCGACTCGAAGTTATATGAGGGCAACCCCGACTTTCCCCTGTGCTTGAG AGTCTTCTTCGCCAAGTCGCCATGGATGATACTTTGA
- the LOC116005622 gene encoding uncharacterized protein LOC116005622 isoform X2, whose translation MYHPLVRSTYKFNTKKELKMIGLLFLQESEEVHWVDEIYSEQELQDDDDDEDFVATFEETECYMDDETTLSEEEELAKAEPNDVKNEIALLEMDRKIPLAELFAWYKEVCAMDGDEDEDEDEDEDEDVPVVAIEQPRSDRVTTAEPLPSDHAAVEPNLAAELLDMVASCVSYEELMRRLKARRVPVAKRQNTGESSRAHLMPPPSSAFTSVDLSARVVEPMVEILAPTLPAPATSAHWAVDLPPTASLMRGEIPIDALVRSLLLPRDSKLYEGNPDFPLCLRVFFAKSPWMIL comes from the exons ATGTATCATCCTCTTGTCAGGAGCACTTACAAATTCAACACGAAGAAGGAACTCAAGATGATTGGAT TATTATTCTTGCAGGAGTCAGAGGAAGTGCATTGGGTAGATGAAATTTACAGTGAACAG GAGCTGCAggatgacgatgatgatgaagattttgTTGCAACATTTGAAGAGACCGAGTGTTATATG GATGATGAGACAACTCTGTCGGAGGAGGAAGAGCTAGCAAAGGCAGAGCCAAATGATGTGAAGAATGAG ATTGCTCTGTTGGAAATGGATCGTAAGATTCCTCTAGCTGAACTATTTGCATGGTATAAAGAGGTATGTGCAATGGACggagatgaggatgaggatgaggatgaggatgaggacGAGGACGTACCTGTTGTCGCCATTGAGCAGCCACGATCCGATCGCGTCACCACGGCTGAGCCGCTGCCATCTGACCACGCAGCGGTCGAGCCCAACTTAGCCGCTGAGCTCCTGG ATATGGTCGCATCATGTGTGTCTTATGAGGAGCTCATGCGCCGATTAAAGGCCCGTCGTGTTCCTGTCGCGAAGAGGCAAAATACCGGTGAAAGTAGCCGGGCACATCTTATGCCTCCACCGAGCTCGGCCTTCACTTCTGTCGACCTTTCCGCTCGAGTTGTTGAGCCTATGGTGGAAATTTTGGCACCGACCCTTCCTGCACCGGCCACTTCAGCACATTGGGCCGTTGACCTCCCCCCTACGGCATCCCTTATGCGAGGCGAAATTCCGATCGATGCATTGGTGCGGAGTCTCCTCCTTCCCCGCGACTCGAAGTTATATGAGGGCAACCCCGACTTTCCCCTGTGCTTGAG AGTCTTCTTCGCCAAGTCGCCATGGATGATACTTTGA
- the LOC116005593 gene encoding uncharacterized protein LOC116005593, which produces MKASIKFREDQKPLLRAKVPISILSFPFQSGIAAGESKELSLSLGTFFDAGPSVRFSYRPNDSQKPFSFVVKTGLGNYGAPNSSPFTMSAEFNLIGNQNPSFFVHFKPRFGDFCVKKSHSSSAIAKSFSAGSKLNGAVSDDEVLVAPVEKAPGYFGANVNFLDRNFRSLTPESPVPVSVENLFSGMTVSARTALPLQSRAVVNFRWGLRFPAPAGESDAVIIGKTDRTAGISFRNLPLLVMNKIGIEHLPNNDSKRSKPADVTEACLNVQKQLELIQAENGLLRTTLNDLRAEISAGSFSFKESDWNGSKIYAGGRADRRSNAEKKPSDLNGFNGKPSEDVNEELKKALKASTGA; this is translated from the coding sequence ATGAAAGCTTCAATCAAGTTTCGTGAGGACCAGAAGCCATTGTTGAGGGCTAAGGTCCCTATAAGCATCCTGAGCTTTCCTTTCCAATCAGGAATCGCCGCCGGCGAATCCAAAGAGCTCTCTCTCAGCCTCGGCACTTTCTTCGACGCCGGCCCCTCTGTGAGATTCTCTTACCGGCCCAATGATTCGCAGAAGCCGTTCAGTTTTGTGGTGAAAACGGGGCTGGGGAATTACGGGGCTCCGAATTCGAGCCCGTTTACCATGAGCGCCGAGTTCAATCTGATTGGGAATCAGAACCCTAGTTTCTTCGTTCACTTCAAGCCTCGGTTCGGCGATTTCTGCGTGAAGAAATCGCACTCCTCTTCGGCTATTGCGAAGAGTTTTAGCGCGGGTTCCAAATTGAACGGCGCCGTTTCGGACGACGAGGTGTTAGTGGCTCCGGTGGAGAAGGCCCCCGGATATTTCGGAGCGAACGTCAACTTCCTGGACCGGAATTTCCGCTCCCTGACTCCTGAATCTCCGGTGCCGGTATCGGTTGAGAACTTGTTCTCCGGGATGACGGTGAGTGCGAGGACAGCACTCCCGTTGCAAAGCAGAGCCGTGGTGAATTTCCGATGGGGCCTTAGGTTTCCGGCGCCGGCAGGAGAGTCCGATGCTGTTATAATAGGGAAAACAGATCGTACCGCCGGCATTTCCTTCAGGAACCTCCCCCTGCTCGTGATGAACAAAATCGGAATCGAACACCTTCCAAACAATGATTCCAAGCGCTCCAAGCCGGCCGACGTCACAGAGGCTTGCTTGAACGTGCAGAAACAGCTCGAGCTGATCCAAGCAGAGAATGGCCTGTTACGGACCACTCTGAATGATCTAAGAGCAGAAATTTCTGCCGGAAGTTTTAGTTTCAAAGAATCCGACTGGAACGGATCCAAAATTTACGCCGGCGGCCGGGCTGATCGGAGGAGCAACGCAGAGAAGAAACCGTCGGATCTGAACGGATTCAACGGCAAGCCATCAGAAGATGTGAACGAGGAGTTAAAGAAGGCGTTAAAAGCCAGCACTGGCGCATAA
- the LOC116006779 gene encoding uncharacterized protein LOC116006779, with the protein MELRHLHIFSRKHPSSSKLKTLTLIQTVVFSQLCRVVGAVAGAKSILLHILRALQMHLVRQLPMIAKKSNDRKRKLFLGSFRLHYNWCSSHVAPTAAAAPPLGGDSIGSAAARDESGGLSGYLDWLEEKGDCEDEESGDIDRIADMFIADCHERFRLEKVESDRRFQEMLARSV; encoded by the coding sequence ATGGAGCTTCGCCATCTTCATATTTTCTCCCGCAAGCATCCATCTTCTTCGAAACtcaaaaccctaaccctaatccaaaccgtCGTCTTCTCCCAGCTCTGCCGCGTCGTGGGAGCCGTCGCCGGAGCCAAGTCCATTCTCCTCCACATCCTCCGAGCTCTCCAAATGCACCTCGTACGACAACTCCCAATGATCGCTAAGAAAAGCAACGACAGAAAGAGGAAGTTGTTTCTCGGCTCCTTCCGGCTCCACTACAACTGGTGCTCCTCTCACGTTGCgccgacggcggcggcggctccTCCGCTCGGCGGCGACTCGATCGGCTCCGCGGCGGCTCGCGATGAATCCGGCGGGCTCTCGGGGTACCTTGACTGGCTGGAAGAGAAGGGGGATTGTGAGGATGAGGAGAGCGGCGATATTGACCGGATCGCTGATATGTTCATCGCCGATTGCCATGAGAGGTTCAGATTGGAGAAAGTTGAGTCTGATCGGAGGTTTCAAGAGATGTTGGCTAGGAGTGTGTGA